The nucleotide window TCAGATCCGGAGCGCTCATATGGATCGGCGTGCGGCCCGAGCGGCGGTTGGTCATGCGCCCGGTCGAAGAAGCCATGCTGGACCCGCATGTCGGGCTGGAAGGCGATCACTACAGTCGCGATGCAGGAAACCGGCAAGTCACCCTCATTCAGGCCGAGAGTCTCGCGGCTATCGCAAGTCACCTCGGACTGGAAACGCTCGCGCCAGAGGTCCTTCGTCGCAATCTGGTTACGCGCGGCATTAATCTATTGGCGTTGAAAGACCGGAAGTTCCGCATCGGTGATGCGGTGCTGGAGATGACAGGCGAGTGTCATCCCTGCTCGCGCCTTGAGGAAACGCTTGGCGTTGGAGGATATAACGCCACACGAGGTTTTGGTGGCATAACGGCGAAGGTGATTTCGCGAGGCCGCATAGGTGTAGGCGACGCCGTCCTGCGCATCGACGAGTGATCCCCAGCCGCTCGCTAGGAGTGGCGTACTCGCACTCATCAACCTGTGTGCAGCAACGCGAACGGAGTAGGCAATTATTGATTTGCTGGCGGGTTCAGCACTCCGAGACGTGAAAGCCCTGCTACGCATCTTTCTCTCGGCTACCCCGTCGCATTGCCGGCTCATTAATGACAAATCGCCGATTCAGGCACGTCCCTAGTTCTGTGATGATGAAACAAGTCGATCAGACCGTTAGTAGATTTTAGCCCGGTTTTTGTGCAGCTCGTTTTCCTGACCGGCCGTGATCGACCCGTTTCAGCCATACGACTCTGTGAGGGTCTGACGGCTGCTTTCGGGGCCCTACCGCCACTCATTGCCCCGTAAGCAGCGGGTTCTACGGCTTGCCGGCGGCAGTAGATCATCGATCAATTTTGTTATTTGCGATATAACGCCAAAGTCCTCGGCGGTATGGCGGCAACTTCACCCGCCAGAAATACCCTCGCGCGTCAGCGCAGTAGATCTCGCAGCGTGTCAACCAATCGGTCAATTTCCGATTCGGTGGTCAGATAACTGACCGACGCACGAGCCACCTCGCTAAGTCCCCGAGCCTGCATATCAAAAGGCGTGTAGGCGATGCCACTGGTCCCGATTGCGATGCCCTGTGCGGCCAGTCCGCGCTGAAGCCACTTCGCATCGCGACCGGTTGCGTTAAACGCGACGAGCCCTGATCGCTCGATTCCATCGTCGAGAAGCTTGATAGATGGGATCTCCGACAGTTGCTTGCGCAACCTGTTGGCGAGGCGATCGATTTGGTAGCGGATATTCGGAATGCCGCCCGCCAGCGCTTCCCGAAGCGCGTTGACCAGCCCACAACGAAGTGCGACGGGCGTCTCCGCTGACTCGAATCTCCCGGCGTCCTCTCGCAAGACCGGCTCGCCATGTGCGTCGAGAGGTGCGGAGTAACGGTCGACGCAAGCGGGCGTCAGCCGATGCAGGAAATCGCGCCGAACGTAAAGCAAGCCCGTGCCT belongs to Burkholderia sp. PAMC 26561 and includes:
- a CDS encoding MOSC domain-containing protein, whose translation is MRPVEEAMLDPHVGLEGDHYSRDAGNRQVTLIQAESLAAIASHLGLETLAPEVLRRNLVTRGINLLALKDRKFRIGDAVLEMTGECHPCSRLEETLGVGGYNATRGFGGITAKVISRGRIGVGDAVLRIDE